In Sporichthya brevicatena, the DNA window CGGGCTTGGTGGCGTCGGCGCCATTGTGACCAGGCCAGGACCTCGGCCGGCGGTGGTGCTCGGTGCCAGATCAGGCGAGAGAGCAACCGGCGGGCTTCGGGAACGGTGAGCGCGATCAGCTCGTCGTCGAGGCCGGCCGGTGCCCCTTTTTTGCAGCCGTGGCGCGAGTGATGGTGAGGAAGGCGTGCGCGAGCATGGCCAAGGTGATGTGGCGATACCAGCTCTCGTAGTGACGGACCTGGTAGTGATCCAGGCCGACTTCTCCCTTCGCGGTCTGGAAGGTTTCCTCGATGGCCCAACGCGTCCCGGCGACGCGGGCCAGCTCGGTCAGCGACGTAGAACCCGCTGCGCGGGCGAGGTAGTAGGCGTAGTCGCTTGGATCGGTCAGGCTGCGACGCACGAGCAGCCAACAGGTGTTGCCGTCACCGGGATCAGGGTGCAGCGCGGTGCGCGCCCAGTGGTGGACCCGCGGGCCTTTGGCGCCGGGTGCGGCGCTGATCCGCTTGAACGCCTGCGGTGAGATCGCGGCGGCGACGGTCTTGGCATGGGCCTGGACCGGGCCTTTGACCCCGGCGGTCCAGACCCACTGGTTGGACGGAACGGCCAGCACGTAGGACAACCCGCGTTGGGCGGCGAAGGCCCGCAGCCCGGGATGCTGGCCGTAGACCTCATCCCCAGTCAGCCACCGGGCCGGGACCCCGGCGTCCAAGGTCCGGGTCAGCATCGCGATGGCCAGCTCAGGTTTGGTCGCGAACTCGACCTCCTCACCGATTCCGGCATCCCGGCAGCGGGGGCGGTCTTCGGTCCACGCCTTGGGCAGGTAGAGCTCGCGGTCCAGGAAGGTCCGCCCACCCGGCGCGGCGTAGCCCAGGAACACCCCGACCTGGCAGTTCTCGATCCGCCCCGCGGTCCCGGAGTACTGCCGAGCGACACCGGCGGACCTGGTGCCCTTCTTCAAGAAACCGGTCTCGTCCACGACCAGAACAGCACCCGGATCACCAAGGTGGCCGATGACGTAGCCGCGCAGGTCATCACGTACCCGGTGCGCATCCCAATCGGTGCCGGTGAGCAGGCGCTGCATCCCGTCC includes these proteins:
- a CDS encoding IS701 family transposase, giving the protein MAEVSEWAAGLEEVHALIAPRFARSEPRARVAGYLRGLLAPLERKNGWTLAEDAGEANPDGMQRLLTGTDWDAHRVRDDLRGYVIGHLGDPGAVLVVDETGFLKKGTRSAGVARQYSGTAGRIENCQVGVFLGYAAPGGRTFLDRELYLPKAWTEDRPRCRDAGIGEEVEFATKPELAIAMLTRTLDAGVPARWLTGDEVYGQHPGLRAFAAQRGLSYVLAVPSNQWVWTAGVKGPVQAHAKTVAAAISPQAFKRISAAPGAKGPRVHHWARTALHPDPGDGNTCWLLVRRSLTDPSDYAYYLARAAGSTSLTELARVAGTRWAIEETFQTAKGEVGLDHYQVRHYESWYRHITLAMLAHAFLTITRATAAKKGHRPASTTS